DNA from Stutzerimonas decontaminans:
CAGCTATCCGGCGGCATGCAGCAGCGCCTGGCCATCGCCCAGGCGCTGATCATGAAGCCGCGCGTGCTGCTGCTTGACGAACCCTTCGGCGCGCTCGATCCCGGCATCCGCAAGGACATGCATGCGCTGCTGCTGGAGCTGTGGCAGGAAACCCGGCTGACCGTGTTCATGGTCACCCACGACCTGTCGGAAGGCTTCACCCTCGGCAGCCGCATCCTGGTCTTCGACAAGCCGCGCATCGATCCCCACGCCCCGGGCGCCTATGGCGCGCGGGTGACCTATGACATTCCGCTGCACGAGGGCCGCCACGCACCCGGCGCGTCCACAGGCCTTCCGGCTGCCCTCAGCGAGCCACTTCGAACTGCCTATCAAGGAGCCTGACATGAGTGCTTCACTCGCGATCCGCCCCACGCTGTACGAGGAAACCGTTCCCGGCGGCGGCCACACCTCCTTCGTTCTCAAACGCGGCCAGCTGCTGCGCCTGACTGATCTCGAAGGCGGCGCCAACGTCAGCCTGATGCTGCTCAACGCGCACGAGAAGAGTGAGCGACTGAACCTGCCAGACACGCTCAAGGGCCAGCACACCGCCAAACTCACCGCCGGCCACTGCCTGTACTCGGACATGGGCCGCGTGCTCGCCGCCATCACCGCGGACACCTGCGGCTGGCACGACAGCTTCGGCGGCGTGCTCAACGCCGAAGAGGTGACCGAAAAGTACGGCGAGGGACGCTACCAAGAACTGCGCAACGGCTTTTTCCGCAACGGCACGGACAATCTGCTGGTGGAAATGGGCAAGTGGGACCTGAACCTGCAGGACCTTTTGATGGTGCTCAACCTGTTCAGTCGGGTGGATGTCGATGCCGACGGCGCTTTCGCCTATCAGCCGGGCAACAGCCAGCCCGGCGACTACGTCGAGCTGTACGCACCGATGGACACGCTGGTGATCCTCACTGCGCTGCAGCATCCGCTGGACCCGAACCCAACCTACACCCCGAAACCGGTGCAGCTCAGCTGGCACAGCGTCGCCAGCGACGGCATCAGTGTTCTCTGCCGCACCTCGCGGCCGGAGAACGGCCGCGCCTTCCATAACACCGAACGGCTGTACGTCTGAGGAGTGCCTAGATGACGATCGTTGCAAGCAACCTGCACCCTGAAACCGCCGTGTTCCGCCACGAAATCCCCGCTGGCGAGCCGTATCTGTTCGAAGTGAAGGCCGGCCAGACCCTGCGCCTGCTCGATCTGGAAGGCAACCAGGCCGTGGACACGCTGTTCTTCAGCGCGAGGAATCCGCGCGAACGCTACGACCCGCAACGCACCCTGCGCAAGCAGAACCGCGTCTACCTCACCACCGGCACGGTGCTCTATTCGAACCTCGGCAATCCGCTGCTGACTATCGTCGCCGACACCTGCGGTCGCCACGACACCCTCGGCGGCGCCTGCGCCCAGGAGAGCAACGTGGTGCGCTATGCGCTGGACAAGCGCTACATGCACAGCTGCCGCGACAATTTCCTGCGCGCCAGCCTCAACGACGGCCGCCTCACCAAGCGCGACATCGGCGCCAACATCAACTTCTTCATGAACGTGCCGGTGACGCCCGAAGGCGGCCTGACCTTCGCCGACGGCATCTCCGCGCCGGGCAAGTACGTGGAGCTCAAGGCCGAGCAGGACGTGATCATGCTGATCTCCAACTGCCCGCAGCTGAACAACCCCTGCAACGGCTGGAACCCGACCCCTGCCGAGGTGCTGGTGTGGGACTGATACCGCTGTTGCGACGCCACTTGCTGCCGCTGCTGCAGGCGCGCGCCGGGCAGCGGCCCGAGTTGCCGGCAGCGAAGAAACCCTCTCCAACCACGGACGGCCGTGGCGCAGATGAATAAAGGCGGGACGGCCCGCCAGCCCTTCGAGGGTTACTGAAGATGTTCGACAAACTCCTGATCGCCAACCGCGGCGCCATAGCCTGCCGCATCCTGCGTACGCTACGTGACCTGGACGTGAATGGCGTCGCCGTTTACTCCGAGGCCGACGCCGCCAGCCTGCATATCCAGCAGGCCGCCGAGGCTCACAGCCTGGGCGAAGGCCCGGCAGCGCAGACCTATCTGGTGGTGGAGAAGATTCTCCGCATCGCCCGGGAAACCGGCGCGAAAGCCATCCACCCCGGCTACGGTTTTCTCTCCGAAAACGCCGCCTTTGCCGAGGCCTGCGAGGCGGCGGGCATCGCCTTCGTCGGCCCGACGCCGAAGCAGTTGCGCGTGTTCGGCCTCAAGCACACCGCCCGCGCCCTGGCCAAGCAACATGCAGTGCCGATGCTGGAAGGCACCGAGCTGCTCGACAGCCTCACCGATGCTCTCGGCGCCGCCGAGCAGGTCGGCTACCCGGTGATGCTGAAAAGCACCGCCGGCGGTGGCGGTATCGGCATGCGCGTGTGCCGCTCGGCGGCGGAGCTCACTGATGCCTTCGACGCGGTCAAGCGCCTGGGGCAGAACAACTTCAGCGATTCGGGCGTGTTCATCGAGAAATACATCGAGCGCGCCCGCCACCTGGAAGTACAGGTG
Protein-coding regions in this window:
- a CDS encoding urea amidolyase associated protein UAAP1, producing MSASLAIRPTLYEETVPGGGHTSFVLKRGQLLRLTDLEGGANVSLMLLNAHEKSERLNLPDTLKGQHTAKLTAGHCLYSDMGRVLAAITADTCGWHDSFGGVLNAEEVTEKYGEGRYQELRNGFFRNGTDNLLVEMGKWDLNLQDLLMVLNLFSRVDVDADGAFAYQPGNSQPGDYVELYAPMDTLVILTALQHPLDPNPTYTPKPVQLSWHSVASDGISVLCRTSRPENGRAFHNTERLYV
- a CDS encoding urea amidolyase associated protein UAAP2 is translated as MTIVASNLHPETAVFRHEIPAGEPYLFEVKAGQTLRLLDLEGNQAVDTLFFSARNPRERYDPQRTLRKQNRVYLTTGTVLYSNLGNPLLTIVADTCGRHDTLGGACAQESNVVRYALDKRYMHSCRDNFLRASLNDGRLTKRDIGANINFFMNVPVTPEGGLTFADGISAPGKYVELKAEQDVIMLISNCPQLNNPCNGWNPTPAEVLVWD